A genomic window from Brassica oleracea var. oleracea cultivar TO1000 chromosome C8, BOL, whole genome shotgun sequence includes:
- the LOC106311774 gene encoding uncharacterized protein LOC106311774 → MAALSTSLSLSRNTQQLHPSSGFSLKPIARRANVSFGLNPSKKIQLSAPRGKRILTIPSAYRDDDSSGSTGLFVGGFILGGLIVGALGCVYAPQISKAIAGADRKDLMRKLPKFIYDEEKALEKTRKVLADKIAQLNSAIDDVSSQLKSEDTPNGAALSTDEVEATA, encoded by the exons ATGGCGGCTCTTTCGACATCTCTCTCTCTTTCCAGGAATACTCAGCAACTCCATCCTTCATCTG GCTTTTCTCTGAAGCCAATTGCTCGTCGTGCCAACGTTTCTTTCGGGCTGAATCCCTCTAAAAAGATCCAGCTTTCTGCTCCTAGAGGCAAAAGGATCCTAACCATCCCATCAGCATACAG AGATGATGACAGTTCAGGCAGCACTGGCCTGTTTGTGGGAGGGTTCATTTTGGGCGGGCTCATAGTCGGTGCTCTTGGATGTGTGTATGCACCACAG ATCAGCAAGGCTATAGCTGGAGCAGACCGAAAGGATCTCATGAGGAAATTGCCTAAGTTCATATATGATGAGGAAAAAGCTTTGGAG AAAACTCGCAAGGTATTGGCTGACAAAATTGCTCAGCTCAACTCTGCTATCGACGATGTGTCCTCTCAGCTAAAATCAGAAGACACCCCTAATGGTGCAGCTCTAAGCACCGATGAAGTTGAGGCTACAGCCTGA